A genome region from Chengkuizengella sp. SCS-71B includes the following:
- a CDS encoding RAxF-45 family protein: MLHSVKGRTGYLSYVYIVRAIFAGVVFNGIRMSIFNKTTSYYRM, translated from the coding sequence GTGTTACATTCTGTAAAAGGTCGCACAGGATATTTATCATATGTGTATATTGTCCGTGCAATTTTTGCTGGTGTTGTTTTCAATGGGATACGTATGTCCATTTTTAATAAAACAACATCATATTACAGAATGTAA